A single genomic interval of Camelina sativa cultivar DH55 chromosome 11, Cs, whole genome shotgun sequence harbors:
- the LOC104724587 gene encoding phosphoglycolate phosphatase 2: MIDLSNSRILGKKKKKKTTTTYHFTRLSPTLMAPQLLSSRTFKSLFDSVDTFLFDCDGVIWKGETLIDGVSQTLDLIRSKGKNVVFVTNNSVKSRRQYAEKFRSLGLSSVTQDEIFSSSFAAAMYLKVNNFPKDKKVYVIGGEGVLEELQIAGFTGLGGPEDGEKKAQWKSNCLFEHDKSVGAVVVGLDPNINYYKLQYGTLCVRENPGCLFIATNRDAVGHMTDLQEWPGAGCMVAAMCGSTEREPIVVGKPSTFMMDFLLQKFGTDSSRMCMVGDRLDTDILFGQNAGCKTLLVLTGVTSESDLLEKGNKIEPDYYTRTVSDITKLMDSPSK, translated from the exons ATGATCGATCTATCGAATTCCCGAATTctgggaaagaagaagaagaagaagacgacgacgacttATCACTTTACCAGACTCTCTCCCACTCTAATGGCGCCTCAGCTTCTCTCCTCCCGTACCTTCAAATCTCTCTTTGACTCTGTCGACACTTTCCTCTTTGACTGCGATG GTGTCATATGGAAGGGTGAAACGCTCATCGATGGCGTCTCCCAAACTCTCGACCTAATCCGCTCTAAG GGTAAAAATGTTGTCTTTGTGACAAACAATTCGGTCAAATCGAGGAGGCAATACGCTGAAAAGTTCCGATCTTTAGGTCTTTCTTCTGTTACTCAA GATGAGATCTTCTCTTCCTCGTTTGCCGCAGCTATGTACCTCAAAGTCAACAATTTCCCTAAGGACAAGAAG GTTTATGTGATTGGTGGAGAGGGTGTTCTTGAGGAGCTGCAGATTGCTGGTTTTACAGGTCTTGGTGGTCCC GAAGATGGTGAAAAGAAGGCACAATGGAAATCAAACTGTCTCTTTGAACATGATAAAAGT GTGGGAGCAGTTGTAGTCGGACTAGACCCCAACATTAACTACTATAAGCTTCA GTACGGGACCCTCTGTGTACGTGAGAATCCTGGATGTCTTTTCATTGCGACCAACCGTGATGCAGTTGGACATATGACAGATCTGCAGGAGTGGCCTG GTGCTGGTTGTATGGTTGCTGCGATGTGTGGATCAACTGAAAGAGAACCAATAGTTGTTGGCAAGCCATCTACTTTCATGATGGACTTTCTGCTACAAAA ATTTGGGACAGACTCGTCAAGAATGTGCATGGTGGGTGATAGGCTAGATACTGATATCTTGTTTGGGCAGAATGCTGGCTGCAAAACCCTCCTGGTCTTAACAG GGGTGACAAGTGAATCGGATCTACTAGAAAAGGGCAACAAGATTGAACCAGACTATTATACAAGAACAGTCTCTGATATCACAAAACTGATGGATTCCCCTAGTAAGTAA
- the LOC104728485 gene encoding serine/threonine-protein kinase D6PKL2-like produces the protein MASTRKPSGHGAEVEAQKRSSSNINTKSAKAEIFEPMQLQRSATVGVPESKRLPESLRKRSSDPAVCKADFSSLSTVLEHVDSLTIDEKKTSGFGSVKTSSASAKMSDGTSSLGKTSGSAKLSGRLDFMESGKSSICRGSTSSDVSDXLLFSICGRFYIAESLLALEYLHMLGIVYRDLKPENVLVREDGHIMLSDFDLSLRCLVSPTLVKSAAIESDPLRKNVYCVQPACIEPSCIQPSCTVPTTCFSPRLFSSKSKKDRKPKNDTANQVRPLPELVAEPTDARSMSFVGTHEYLAPEIIKGEGHGSAVDWWTFGIFLYELLFGRTPFKGSGNRQTLFNVVGQPLRFPETPVVMDKTSLASRKKLLRAQTEREILQSLDHPFLPTLYTHFETEKFSCLVMEFCSGGDLHTLRQRQPGKHFSEQAVK, from the exons ATGGCGTCTACTCGTAAACCCAGTGGTCATGGAGCTGAAGTCGAAGCTCAGAAGCGCTCCTCTTCGAATATTAATACTAAGTCAGCAAAAGCCGAGATTTTTGAGCCGATGCAGTTACAAAGATCAGCTACTGTAGGAGTTCCGGAGAGTAAACGGTTGCCAGAGTCGCTTAGGAAGCGATCTAGTGACCCGGCTGTTTGTAAAGCCGATTTTAGCTCCCTGTCCACCGTTCTTGAGCACGTAGATTCATTGACCATTGATGAAAAGAAAACATCAGGCTTTGGCAGCGTCAAGACCAGCTCTGCTTCTGCGAAAATGAGTGATGGCACGAGCAGTCTCGGCAAGACAAGTGGAAGTGCCAAGCTAAGTGGCCGCCTTGATTTCATGGAGAGTGGCAAGAGCAGCATCTGCAGAGGAAGCACGAGCAGTGATGTGAGTGACGN GTTACTGTTTTCAATATGTGGCAGATTTTACATAGCAGAGTCACTGCTAGCTTTGGAATACCTGCACATGCTGGGGATTGTGTATCGAGATCTTAAGCCTGAAAACGTTCTAGTCCGGGAAGACGGACACATAATGCTCTCTGATTTTGACCTCTCACTCCGCTGTCTTGTCAGCCCAACTCTAGTGAAATCTGCCGCCATCGAGTCAGACCCATTACGAAAAAACGTTTACTGTGTGCAACCTGCTTGCATAGAGCCATCCTGCATCCAACCGTCTTGCACCGTCCCCACCACTTGCTTCTCCCCACGTTTGTTCTCAAGCAAATCTAAAAAGGACCGTAAACCCAAGAATGACACCGCAAATCAAGTTAGGCCATTGCCAGAGCTGGTAGCCGAGCCAACCGATGCACGTTCCATGTCATTTGTGGGCACGCATGAGTACTTGGCCCCGGAGATCATCAAAGGTGAAGGCCATGGGAGTGCAGTTGATTGGTGGACTTTTGGGATTTTCCTGTACGAACTTCTCTTCGGGAGAACGCCTTTTAAGGGATCAGGAAACCGACAGACATTGTTCAATGTGGTGGGTCAGCCTCTGCGGTTCCCAGAAACACCTGTG GTTATGGACAAGACATCCCTTGCAAGTCGCAAGAAGCTTCTCCGAGCTCAGACCGAAAGAGAGATTCTCCAGTCTTTGGATCACCCGTTTCTCCCTACCCTCTACACTCACTTTGAGACTGAGAAATTCTCATGCCTGGTGATGGAATTCTGTTCCGGAGGAGATTTGCATACTCTCAGGCAACGCCAGCCGGGGAAGCATTTTTCTGAGCAAGCGGTAAAGTGA
- the LOC104724588 gene encoding U-box domain-containing protein 37-like, producing the protein MQRRSNEIEEAEEEEDGRRGLESVRERELEGRSSGTVSMNGDDNVYVGVGKGDSSMDALRWAIDNLITSSSTLLFLIHVFPETRFIPYPLGRLTREKASQEQVESFMSQEREKRRTLLLKFLHACSASKVKVETILVESDSVAKAIQDLITILNIKKLVLGIDKSNARKAAVIKGNSVPELIMRSSAAEMCVVKVICQGREISMEEAMMLNSPSKSPIAQRPRKDQPVDPFACICFISKP; encoded by the exons ATGCAACGGAGGAGCAATGAGAtagaggaggcggaggaggaagaggatggaAGGAGAGGACtggagagtgtgagagagagagagttggaagGAAGAAGCAGTGGAACAGTGTCGATGAACGGAGATGACAACGTGTATGTTGGGGTTGGGAAAGGAGACTCGAGCATGGATGCATTGCGTTGGGCTATTGACAATCTTATCACCTCTTCCtcaactcttctctttctcatccATGTCTTCCCTGAGACTCGCTTCATCCCTTACCCCT TGGGGAGGCTAACGAGGGAGAAAGCAAGTCAAGAACAAGTTGAAAGCTTTATGTCTCAGgaaagggaaaaaagaagaactcTGTTGCTCAAATTCCTTCATGCCTGCTCTGCTTCTAAG GTGAAGGTGGAGACGATACTGGTTGAGAGTGACTCGGTGGCTAAGGCTATACAAGACCTCATTACCATTCTTAACATTAAGAAGCTTGTTCTTGGGATCGACAAGTCTAATGCTAG GAAAGCAGCGGTGATAAAAGGAAACAGTGTTCCTGAACTGATAATGAGGAGCTCCGCAGCAGAAATGTGTGTGGTCAAAGTCATATGCCAAGGAAGAGAAATAAGCATGGAGGAGGCGATGATGTTGAACAGCCCTTCTAAGTCCCCAATAGCGCAGCGGCCAAGGAAAGATCAACCCGTTGATCCTTTTGCTTGCATTTGCTTTATCAGTAAGCCC
- the LOC104724589 gene encoding SEC14 cytosolic factor-like (The sequence of the model RefSeq protein was modified relative to this genomic sequence to represent the inferred CDS: added 97 bases not found in genome assembly), which produces MGIVSEEAIDEFQELMDQAEEPLKKTFERVHQGYLRENLGRFLKARDWNVCKAHTMLVECLRWRVDNEIDSILSKPIVPTELYWDVRDSQLIGMSGYTKEGLPVFAIGVGLSTFDKASVHYYVQSHIQINEYRDRVLLPSMSKKNGRPVTTCVKVLDMTGLKLSALSQIKLVTIISTIDDLNYPEKTNTYYVVNAPYIFSACWKVVKPLLQERTRQKVHVLSGCGMDELLKIMDFTSLPHFCRGGSSGSSHHTQSANCFSIDHPFHQQLYNYVKHHYETRGQAEPAKQGSFHVGFPEPEAERCVIAKTIESELHKIENCNSLAMSIGDRQASHEKLEDDEP; this is translated from the exons ATGGGGATCGTTTcagaagaagccattgatgaATTTCAGGAGCTGATGGATCAAG CTGAGGAGCCGTTGAAGAAAACATTTGAG AGAGTCCATCAGGGATATCTGAGGGAGAATTTGGGTCGTTTTCTGAAAGCACGAGACTGGAACGTATGCAAAGCTCACACAATG CTGGTTGAGTGTTTGCGTTGGAGGGTGGATAATGAAATTGACAGTATCCTATCC AAACCCATTGTTCCTACTGAGTTGTATTGGGACGTACGAGATTCTCAACTAATAGGAATGTCAGGTTACACCAAAGAG GGCTTGCCTGTCTTTGCTATTGGCGTCGGCCTCAGCACATTTGATAAAGCTTCT CCTGCGTCAAAGTTCTAGACATGACAGGATTGAAACTTTCAGCTCTTAGCCAAATCAAG TTAGTGACTATCATATCGACCATCGATGATCTAAACTATCCAGAGAAGACAAACACGTACTATGTTGTCAATGCCCCATATATATTTTCCGCATGTTGGAAG GTTGTAAAACCTCTTTTACAAGAGAGGACGAGGCAAAAGGTTCATGTTTTATCTGGTTGTGGAATGGATGAATTATTGAAG ATTATGGACTTCACATCCCTCCCACATTTCTGTAGAGGAGGAAGCTCTGGGTCATCTCACCACACTCAGAGCGCAAATTGTTTTTCTATCGATCATCCCTTCCATCAACAGCTATACAACTATGTGAAGCACCATTATGAAACCCGAGGACAAGCAGAACCTGCAAAGCAAGGGTCATTCCACGTGGGTTTTCCTGAGCCTGAAGCTGAACGTTGTGTGATAGCCAAAACCATAGAATCGGAACTGCACAAGATTGAGAATTGCAACAGTCTGGCCATGTCCATTGGTGACAGACAAGCAAGTCATGAAAAACTGGAAGATGATGAACCCTGA
- the LOC104728486 gene encoding probable acetyl-CoA acetyltransferase, cytosolic 2, whose product MLAAQSIQLGLNDVVVAGGMESMSNVPKYLPDARRGSRLGHDTVVDGMMKDGLWDVYNDFGMGVCGEICADQHCITREEQDAYAIQSFERGIAAQNTQLFAWEIVPVEVSTGRGRPSVVIDKDEGLGKFDAAKLKKLRPSFKEDGGSVTAGNASSISDGAAALVLVSGEKALELGLHVIAKIRGYADAAQAPELFTTTPALAIPKAIKRAGLDASQVDYYEINEAFSVVALANQKLLGLDPERLNAHGGAVSLGHPLGCSGARILVTLLGVLRAKKGKYGVASICNGGGGASALVLEFISEKTIAYSAL is encoded by the exons ATGCTAGCGGCTCAAAGTATCCAGCTCGGCTTGAATGATGTTGTTGTGGCTGGTGGGATGGAGAGCATGTCAAACGTACCTAAGTACCTCCCAGACGCAAG AAGGGGTTCTCGATTAGGCCATGATACTGTTGTTGATGGTATGATGAAAGATGGACTTTGGGATGTCTACAATGACTTTGGAATGGGAGTTTGTGGTGAAATATGCGCTGACCAGCACTGTATTACAAGAGAAGAACAG gaTGCTTATGCTATCCAGAGCTTTGAGCGTGGTATTGCTGCACAAAACACTCAGTTGTTTGCTTGGGAAATTGTTCCG GTGGAAGTTTCCACTGGAAGAGGGAGGCCTTCGGTTGTTATTGACAAGGATGAAGGACTGGGCAAG TTTGATGCGGCCAAGTTAAAGAAGCTTAGACCGAGTTTCAAGGAGGATGGGGGATCAGTCACTGCTGGAAATGCATCAAGTATAAG TGATGGTGCGGCAGCGTTGGTGCTGGTGAGTGGAGAGAAGGCTCTTGAGCTTGGACTGCATGTTATTGCTAAGATTAGAGGATATGCTGATGCTGCTCAGGCACCTGAGTTGTTCACAACTACGCCGGCTCTTGCTATCCCTAAAGCTATAAAGCGGGCTGGTTTGGATGCATCTCAAGTGGACTACTATGAAATAAATGAAGCCTTTTCT GTGGTAGCTCTGGCCAATCAGAAACTGCTGGGATTAGATCCT GAACGGCTGAATGCGCATGGAGGGGCAGTTTCACTTGGACATCCACTGGGATGCAGTGGTGCTCGTATATTGGTCACATTATTGGGG GTGTTGAGAGCAAAGAAGGGAAAGTATGGAGTGGCATCAATATgcaacggaggaggaggagcatcAGCCCTTGTCCTCGAGTTCAT ATCGGAGAAGACAATCGCATATTCAGCACTCTGA
- the LOC104772059 gene encoding probable acetyl-CoA acetyltransferase, cytosolic 2 isoform X1 has product MGGFLGSLSSLTATRLGSIAIEAALRRANVDPALVEEVFFGNVLTANLGQAPARQAALGAGIPYSVICTTVNKVCAAGMKAVMLAAQSIQLGLNDVVVAGGMESMSNVPKYLPDARRGSRLGHDTLVDGMMKDGLWDVYNDFGMGVCGEVCADQHCITREEQDAYAIQSFERGLAAQNTQLFAWEIVPVEVSTGRGRPSVVIDKDEGLGKFDAAKLKKLRPSFKEDGGSVTAGNASSISDGAAALVLVSGEKALELGLHVIAKIRGYADAAQAPELFTTTPALAIPKAIKRAGLDASQVDYYEINEAFSVVALANQKLLGLDPERLNVHGGAVSLGHPLGCSGARILVTLLGVLRAKKGKYGVASICNGGGGASALVLEFISEKTIAYSAL; this is encoded by the exons ATGGGGGGCTTCCTTGGCTCCCTCTCGTCTTTGACTGCCACAAGACTTGGATCCATAGCCATCGAAG CCGCTCTTAGAAGAGCAAATGTTGATCCAGCCCTTGTGGAAGAGGTCTTCTTTGGCAATGTCTTAACCGCTAATCTTGGGCAAGCACCAGCAAGACAGGCTGCACTTGGTGCCGGCATTCCCTATTCGGTGATCTGCACCACTGTTAACAAAGTCTGTGCTGCAGGAATGAAAG CTGTAATGCTAGCGGCTCAAAGTATCCAGCTCGGCTTGAATGATGTTGTTGTGGCTGGTGGGATGGAGAGCATGTCAAACGTACCTAAGTACCTCCCAGACGCAAG AAGGGGTTCTCGATTAGGCCATGATACTCTTGTTGATGGTATGATGAAAGATGGACTTTGGGATGTCTACAATGACTTTGGAATGGGAGTTTGTGGTGAAGTATGCGCTGACCAGCACTGTATTACAAGAGAAGAACAG gaTGCTTATGCTATCCAGAGCTTTGAGCGTGGTCTTGCTGCACAAAACACTCAGTTGTTTGCTTGGGAAATTGTTCCG GTGGAAGTTTCCACTGGAAGAGGGAGGCCTTCAGTTGTTATTGACAAGGATGAAGGACTGGGCAAG TTTGATGCGGCCAAGTTAAAGAAGCTCAGACCGAGTTTCAAGGAGGATGGGGGATCAGTCACTGCTGGAAATGCATCAAGTATAAG TGATGGTGCGGCAGCGTTGGTGCTGGTGAGTGGAGAGAAGGCTCTTGAGCTTGGACTGCATGTTATTGCTAAGATTAGAGGATATGCTGATGCTGCTCAGGCACCTGAGTTGTTCACAACTACGCCGGCTCTTGCTATTCCTAAAGCTATAAAGCGGGCTGGTTTGGATGCATCTCAAGTGGACTACTATGAAATCAATGAAGCCTTTTCT GTGGTAGCTCTGGCCAATCAGAAACTGCTGGGATTAGATCCT GAACGGCTGAATGTGCATGGAGGGGCAGTTTCACTGGGACATCCACTGGGATGCAGTGGTGCTCGTATATTGGTCACATTATTGGGG GTGTTGAGAGCAAAGAAGGGAAAGTATGGAGTGGCATCAATATgcaacggaggaggaggagcatcAGCCCTTGTCCTCGAGTTCAT ATCGGAGAAGACAATCGCATATTCAGCACTCTGA
- the LOC104772059 gene encoding probable acetyl-CoA acetyltransferase, cytosolic 2 isoform X2, translating into MGGFLGSLSSLTATRLGSIAIEAALRRANVDPALVEEVFFGNVLTANLGQAPARQAALGAGIPYSVICTTVNKVCAAGMKAVMLAAQSIQLGLNDVVVAGGMESMSNVPKYLPDARRGSRLGHDTLVDGMMKDGLWDVYNDFGMGVCGEVCADQHCITREEQDAYAIQSFERGLAAQNTQLFAWEIVPVEVSTGRGRPSVVIDKDEGLGKFDAAKLKKLRPSFKEDGGSVTAGNASSISDGAAALVLVSGEKALELGLHVIAKIRGYADAAQAPELFTTTPALAIPKAIKRAGLDASQVDYYEINEAFSVVALANQKLLGLDPERLNVHGGAVSLGHPLGCSGARILVTLLGVLRAKKGKYGVASICNGGGGASALVLEFM; encoded by the exons ATGGGGGGCTTCCTTGGCTCCCTCTCGTCTTTGACTGCCACAAGACTTGGATCCATAGCCATCGAAG CCGCTCTTAGAAGAGCAAATGTTGATCCAGCCCTTGTGGAAGAGGTCTTCTTTGGCAATGTCTTAACCGCTAATCTTGGGCAAGCACCAGCAAGACAGGCTGCACTTGGTGCCGGCATTCCCTATTCGGTGATCTGCACCACTGTTAACAAAGTCTGTGCTGCAGGAATGAAAG CTGTAATGCTAGCGGCTCAAAGTATCCAGCTCGGCTTGAATGATGTTGTTGTGGCTGGTGGGATGGAGAGCATGTCAAACGTACCTAAGTACCTCCCAGACGCAAG AAGGGGTTCTCGATTAGGCCATGATACTCTTGTTGATGGTATGATGAAAGATGGACTTTGGGATGTCTACAATGACTTTGGAATGGGAGTTTGTGGTGAAGTATGCGCTGACCAGCACTGTATTACAAGAGAAGAACAG gaTGCTTATGCTATCCAGAGCTTTGAGCGTGGTCTTGCTGCACAAAACACTCAGTTGTTTGCTTGGGAAATTGTTCCG GTGGAAGTTTCCACTGGAAGAGGGAGGCCTTCAGTTGTTATTGACAAGGATGAAGGACTGGGCAAG TTTGATGCGGCCAAGTTAAAGAAGCTCAGACCGAGTTTCAAGGAGGATGGGGGATCAGTCACTGCTGGAAATGCATCAAGTATAAG TGATGGTGCGGCAGCGTTGGTGCTGGTGAGTGGAGAGAAGGCTCTTGAGCTTGGACTGCATGTTATTGCTAAGATTAGAGGATATGCTGATGCTGCTCAGGCACCTGAGTTGTTCACAACTACGCCGGCTCTTGCTATTCCTAAAGCTATAAAGCGGGCTGGTTTGGATGCATCTCAAGTGGACTACTATGAAATCAATGAAGCCTTTTCT GTGGTAGCTCTGGCCAATCAGAAACTGCTGGGATTAGATCCT GAACGGCTGAATGTGCATGGAGGGGCAGTTTCACTGGGACATCCACTGGGATGCAGTGGTGCTCGTATATTGGTCACATTATTGGGG GTGTTGAGAGCAAAGAAGGGAAAGTATGGAGTGGCATCAATATgcaacggaggaggaggagcatcAGCCCTTGTCCTCGAGTTCATGTAA
- the LOC104724591 gene encoding protein C2-DOMAIN ABA-RELATED 11 isoform X2, translating to MGEPLGLLQVTVIQGKKLVIRDFKSSDPYVIVKLGNESAKTKVINNCLNPVWDEELSFTLKDPAAVLVLEVFDKDRFKADDKMGHASLSLQPLISVARLRHIVRVSSGETTLRKVLPDPENCVSRESTISCIDGEVVQSVWLRLCAVESGEIELKIKLIDPPGTNK from the exons ATGGGCGAGCCGCTTGGACTGCTCCAGGTGACTGTTATTCAAGGAAAGAAACTGGTGATCCGAGATTTCAAGTCAAGTGATCCTTACGTGATAGTCAAATTAGGAAATGAG TCAGCCAAGACCAAAGTGATCAACAATTGCCTGAATCCAGTGTGGGATGAGGAACTGAGCTTCACACTGAAAGATCCTGCAGCAGTTCTGGTATTG GAGGTGTTTGATAAAGATAGGTTCAAGGCAGATGACAAGATGGGCCATGCCTCTCTCAGCCTTCAACCGCTTATCTCAGTTGCCAGACTAAGACATATAGTCCGCGTGTCCTCTGGTGAGACAACGCTTAGGAAGGTGTTACCGGATCCAGAGAACTGCGTATCTCGGGAGAGCACAATCAGTTGCATAGACGGAGAGGTGGTGCAGAGCGTGTGGCTGAGGCTGTGTGCTGTTGAATCGGGTGAGATTGAGTTGAAGATAAAGTTGATTGATCCTCCTGGAACAAACAAGTAG
- the LOC104724591 gene encoding protein C2-DOMAIN ABA-RELATED 11 isoform X1, with the protein MGEPLGLLQVTVIQGKKLVIRDFKSSDPYVIVKLGNEQSAKTKVINNCLNPVWDEELSFTLKDPAAVLVLEVFDKDRFKADDKMGHASLSLQPLISVARLRHIVRVSSGETTLRKVLPDPENCVSRESTISCIDGEVVQSVWLRLCAVESGEIELKIKLIDPPGTNK; encoded by the exons ATGGGCGAGCCGCTTGGACTGCTCCAGGTGACTGTTATTCAAGGAAAGAAACTGGTGATCCGAGATTTCAAGTCAAGTGATCCTTACGTGATAGTCAAATTAGGAAATGAG CAGTCAGCCAAGACCAAAGTGATCAACAATTGCCTGAATCCAGTGTGGGATGAGGAACTGAGCTTCACACTGAAAGATCCTGCAGCAGTTCTGGTATTG GAGGTGTTTGATAAAGATAGGTTCAAGGCAGATGACAAGATGGGCCATGCCTCTCTCAGCCTTCAACCGCTTATCTCAGTTGCCAGACTAAGACATATAGTCCGCGTGTCCTCTGGTGAGACAACGCTTAGGAAGGTGTTACCGGATCCAGAGAACTGCGTATCTCGGGAGAGCACAATCAGTTGCATAGACGGAGAGGTGGTGCAGAGCGTGTGGCTGAGGCTGTGTGCTGTTGAATCGGGTGAGATTGAGTTGAAGATAAAGTTGATTGATCCTCCTGGAACAAACAAGTAG
- the LOC104724593 gene encoding 60S acidic ribosomal protein P1-1: MSTVGELACSYAVMILEDEGIAITADKIATLVKSAGVDVESYWPMLFAKMAEKRNVTDLIMNVGAGGGGGAPVAAAAPAAGGGAAAAAAPAAQEKKKEEPAEESDEDLGFGLFD; this comes from the exons atgtcgACAGTGGGAGAGCTTGCTTGCAGCTACGCTGTGATGATCCTCGAAGACGAGGGTATTGCCATCACG GCCGACAAAATCGCCACTTTGGTCAAGTCTGCTGGTGTCGATGTCGAGTCTTACTGGCCAATGCTATTCGCTAAGATGGCTGAGAAACGTAATGTTACTGATCTCATCATGAACGTTGGTGCTGGTGGTGGGGGCGGTGCTCCCGTTGCAGCTGCTGCTCCTGCTGCTGGCGGcggtgctgctgctgctgctgctcctgCCGctcaggagaagaagaag GAGGAACCAGCAGAAGAGAGT